The genomic stretch CCGAAATTGACGCATTACCCAGATTGCAGATCATCTGCGTGATCGGCGCCGGCTACGAGCAGGTCGACCTTGCCGCCGCCGACGCCCGCGGCATAACCGTCACCAATGGCGCCGGGGCCAACGCCGCAGCCGTCGCCGACCACACCCTGGCCCTGCTGCTGGCGCTGTTGCGCGACATCCCCCGTGCCGATGCCAGCACGCGGCGCGGTGAATGGAACCGGGTGATCAGCCCCTCGGTGAGTGGCAAACGCCTGGGCATTCTCGGCCTTGGCGCAGTGGGCCTGGCAATCGCCAAGCGGGCTCACTTGGGCTTCGACATGCGCGTCAGCTACCACAGCCGCACACCACGCCAGGGTGTGCCCTATACCTGGTACGACAGCCCCCGACAGTTGGCTGAAACCGTCGACATCCTGGTGGTTGCCACCCCCGGTGGTGCCAACACCCGGCATCTGGTCGATGCCCAAGTGCTTCAGGCTCTGGGGGCTGAGGGCTATCTGGTGAACATCGCCCGTGCCAGTGTGGTCGACACGCAAGCCCTGATTGCCGCATTGCAGCGTGGCCAGCTGGCTGGCGCCGCGCTGGATGTATTCGATGACGAGCCGGCAGTGCCCGATGCACTCAAGGCCTTGCCCAACACCGTGCTCACACCCCACGTGGCTGGCCAATCGCCAGAAGCCGCGCGCGACACGGTGGCCTTGGTGCTGCGCAACCTGCAGGCGTTCTTTGCCGGTGAGCCAGTTTTGACCCCGGTACGCCCGTAACCTTTTCCAGATATCTGCCCGGCAGCGCCCGGACAACAAGGAGTTTGTTCATGCAACTCGAAATATTCCAGGTCGATGCCTTTTCCACTGAACCGTTCGGTGGCAACCCTGCCGCAGTGATCCCGCTGGAAAGCTGGCTGCCGGACGATGTGCTGCAGCGCATTGCCGAAGAAAACAACCTGTCAGAAACAGCCTACTTCGTGCGCAACGGCGAAACGTTCGACTTGCGTTGGTTCACCCCCGCCGTGGAAGTCGACCTGTGCGGCCACGCTACTTTGGCTTCGGCCTATGTGTTGTTCGAGCAACTAGGGGAGCAGGCGCAAGTGCTGCGCTTCAACACCCGCAGTGGCGAGTTGCGCGTCAGCCGTGGCACTGATGGCCTGCTGGCCATGGACTTCCCGGCCAAGCAACCCGTAGCGGTGGACATGCCGGCGGGCCTGCTGCAGGCGCTGGGCTTGAGCCAGGCACAGGTGGTGTACCGTAGCGACGATTATGTGGTGGTGATCGACGACGCCTTGCTGCTCGATACGTTGAAACCAGACTTTGTTGCACTGTCGGCCTTCGACGTCCGTGGCATTGCCGTGACCGCGGCAGGGCGTGGCTTTGACTTCGTCACCCGCTGGTTCGGCCCGCGGGTTGGTGTGAATGAGGACCCGGTAACCGGCTCGGCGCACACTTCGCTGGCGCCGGTATGGGCCCAGAAGCTAGGCAAGAAGGTGCTGAGCTGCGAGCAGGGCGGGGCACGCAAAGGGCAATTGCAGTGTGAAGTGCCGGGCAATGGCCGCGTAATCATCAGTGGGCGGGCGGCGTTGTACCTGCGGGGCACTGTGTACATCTAGCATGGCGTGCGATGCGCTGCGGGGGGTCTATAATTGCTGGCCCATCTTTCCGTTCAAGGAGCCACCCATGGCCCTGGAAAAACACGGCACCTGCCTGTGCGGCGACACGCGGCTGACGGTCACCGTCGACAACACCCATATCAGCGCTTGTCATTGCAGCATGTGCCGCAAGTGGACCGGCGGCCCGCTGCTGGTGGTGCACTGCAGCAAGCCTCCGCTGATCGAAGGGCGTGCGCCCAGCGTCTACGACTCATCCGACTGGGCCCAGCGTGCTTTCTGTGGCCGCTGTGGTACGCACCTGTACTACCGGCTCAAGGCCAACGACTTCCATGCCGTGCCGGTCGGCCTGCTCGATGGCGACCACGCCTGGGATTTCGACCTGCAGATTTTCGTTGAACAGAAACCCGCGTGGTACTGCTTCGCCAACCAGACCAAGGAGCTGTCCGGCCAAGAGGTGTTCGAGCAGAACAGCTGATTCAACGTCATGTCTGTTCGGGGGTATTCCGTTGGCGAATGCCTCCATACAATTCTGCGTGAACTTGCCAAACCGGTGCATTCCTGAGAAAAGGGCGGTTTTGTTTTTCAGCGTTGGAGTGTACCCGTGAGCCAAGAACTGCAGATCATCGACCTGGTCGAGGGCGACGGCAAAGCCGCCGTCAAAGGCGCCCTGATCACCACCCAGTACACCGGCTGGCTGGCCGATGGCAGCGAGTTCGACTCGTCATGGTCGCGCGGTAAGCCGTTCCAGTGCGTGATCGGCACTGGCAGGGTAATCAAAGGCTGGGACCAGGGCCTGATGGGCATGCGCGTTGGCGGCAAGCGCAAGCTGCTGGTACCGGCGCACCTGGGCTATGGCGAACGCAGCGTAGGGGCGATCCCGCCGAATTCGGACCTGACCTTCGAGATCGAACTGCTGGAAGTGCTCACGCGGGATGATTGAGTGGGCACGTTGCAACCCGAGGTTCTTGCACCTTACACAATTGCGCAACACCCAGCCCCTAATCTAGGCCTTGCCTAGGGAACGGCATCCACCTCCAGGGAGGAACCAAACGGGTTCGGGGCACTCTGACCCTGACGCGTTGCCAGGGATGGCATTCACTACACGGGCGCCCTGCAATTGGCCGGGTGATGTGGCGGGTAAACCCGATTTTCTCTGCCACACGAGCCTGCCTTGATGAAGTTGCCAACATTCTTCCGCCGTCGCCGCCACTTGCTGCTGAGCCTGGTGCTCACAGCCTTCGCCGTACCATTGGCGCTGGAGGCTGTCGAAAGCCGGGCACGACCGGTGGATGGCACCCAGACCCTGGTATTTCTGCGTCATGGCGAGAAGCCGGGCGAGGGGCTCGGGCAGTTGAACTGCCAAGGCCTCAACCGTGCGCTGGACCTGGCCACTGTACTGCCCGAGCGCTTCGGCAAGGCCGACTACGTGTTTGCCGCCAACCCCACACGGCATGTCGAGGAAGGCAGCCGGGACGAAAGCTACAGCTACATCCGCCCATTGATGACCATCACCCCCAGTGCCATCCGCCTCGGCTTGCCGGTGAATATCGACTACGGCGCCAACGACACTGCTGAACTGGCCGATGAGTTGCTGAGCGACAAGTACCGCAATGCGACCATCTACACTGCCTGGTCCCACGGCTACCTGCCGGAACTGATCAACACCGTGGCCGGCAAGGCCTTGGGGGAGGAGCGGGTGGTCACCGAGGACTGGAGCGGCGAAGACTTCGACACGCTCTATGTACTGACCCTGACCTGGCAAAACGGCAAAGCCAGCCTGCTGAGCCGTAATGTGCGCCAGGGCCTGAATGACGGTGCGCATAGCTGCCCGACCTGATCCGCTGGTACTGTTTGGCAAGGAAGCCGGAACAGGGAAGGGCGATGAAACAGCGGGTAACGGTAATCGGTGGCGGAGTGGTGGGCCTGGCAACGGCTTACGCGCTGGTTCGGGAGGGGCGATCGGTTGATCTGATCGAGGCCCGCGACAACCTGGCGTCGGCCACCAGCTTTGCCAATGGCGGACAATTGTCTTATCGCTACGTGGCGCCGCTGGCTGATGCCGGAGTGCCGTGGCAGGCGCTGGGCTGGCTGTTGCAGGGCGAGTCGCCATTGCGGTTGCGCTTGCGCATGGACCCGGCCCAGTGGCGCTGGCTGCTGGCATTCACCCTGGCTTGCCGGCGTAGCGTCAATCGCCGTAATGCCGGGCAATTACTTGAGCTGGCGCTTTACAGTCAGGCCGTTCTGGCGCAATGGCGCGAGGAGCACAACCTGGGGGATTTTGCCTGGCGGCGCAATGGCAAGCTGGTGGCATTTCGCAGTGAACGGGCCTTTGCTCAAGGCCGGGAACAGTTGACGGACCCGACCAGTCAGCAGGTGCTGGCGGCTGCCGAGCTGCGCGGGCTGGAGCCTGCCCTGGATGGCGTACCGTTTGTGGGCGGTGTGTTCACGGCAGGCGAAGAGGTTGGCGATTGCCACTTGTTTTGCTTGCGGCTGGAGGCGCTGTTGCGCGCGTCGGGGCAGTGCCGTTTCCTGCTTGGCCGGCCAGTGACGCAATTGGTTCAGCGCCAGGGCCAGGTCGTGGCACTGCAACTGGGCGATCAGCAACTGGACGTGGAGCAGTTGGTGCTGTGTGCCGGGCATCGCGGCCCAGGCTTGGCATTACCGGGAGTGCAGATACCGGTTTACCCGCTGAAGGGCTACAGCCTGACCGCGCCGATCAGCGCCGGGCACCTGCCCCCTGAGGTGAGCCTTACCGACTATGAGCGCAAGATCGTCTATGCACGCCTGGGGCAGCAGCTGCGGGTAGCGGCGATGGTGGACATTGTCGGGTTCGATGAGTCGGTGGACATGCGCCGTTTGCAGAGCATGCGGCGGCTGGCGCTGGAGACGTTGCCAAGGGCGGCGGATTATGGCCAGGCGGTGGAGTGGGCGGGGATGCGGCCGGCGACACCGACCGGGGTGCCGATCATGGGTGGGACGGTGTACCGCAACCTGTGGCTGAACCTGGGGCATGGCGCATTGGGGTTTACATTGGCGTGCGGCAGTGCGCAGCGCCTGGTCAAGATGATGGGTTGTTAGTTACGGCCTCTTCGCGGGCACGCCCGCTCTCATCAAACAAAATACAACCCACTGTTTTCTAAGCACTCAAGCGGCCACCAGCTGATACCCCAGTTTCCGGGCTTTGCGGAGCAAAGCCCGGACCTGCCGGTCCTGGCTTCTGGTTTCGAACTCCTCAAGACCTTTTTCAACATAAGCCTGCTTCTTGGTTAAAAGGTTGTACACCAGACGTGCCAACTGATGCGCAGTGGCCTTGATGGCGCAGCTGGTATCCATTCGAGTCAGTCTGGCTCGGTGCGATGCACCAATGAAACCCTTGTCGTTACGGGCATTGGATGCAGCCTGCTTGAGTGCTTGAGCTGCTCGATTGACTATTTTTGGCCCACCACTTGCCAGTCGATGACCGCCGGAGATTCGAGTAGGGGGAGCCAGTCCCAACCAAGAGCAGAAGTGCTGTGAGGACGGGAAGCGTGATAGATCTGTACCGATCTCCCCTGCCAGCACTAATGCAGTGTCCACCCCAATGGTTGGAATTGCGGTTAGGTCCACGCCAAGAACTTTCCACAATGTCTGATGCAGTTCAGTCTGTTGGGCACTGTTTCGGTGCGGGCTCCGTAAAGGCTTATTGGATGGCTCTGGCTTGTTTTGCAGCACCGGCAACTGCTCTAACGCGGCTTTTATGGCGTCGTCACAATCAGCAATTTGCTGCTCCAGGAAGTCATAGGCAGCCAATTCCTGAGTTAGCGCATGCAAATGCTCGCGCCGCCAATTGCCATGAAGACTCCGAGCGACAGCCTCCTTGCCTGCCTTGATGCGGCGGTCGGTCAGTTCAGCCAGTTGCACTGGGTCCCGTTCACCTGCGCAGATGGCTCGCAAAATCTTCATGCCAGTTACGCCGGAAATATCACTGATGACATTGGCCAGCTGGATGTTCATTTGGCTCATGGCCTTTTGCATCCGGTTCAGCGTCTGCGCCTGGTCTTTCACTTTGGAAGCACGCTGCCTGACCAATGACCGGACGCAGCAGGTCAGATCATCGGGGCGGAATGCGCCTCTGAGCAGTCCATGAGTCATCAGCTGCCAAATCCACTGGCAATCCAGCACATCTGATTTACGGCCCGTGATTTGCCGAGTTGCTCTGGCATTGACGAGATAAACCTCAAAACCGCGCTCGCTGAGAATCTCGTAAATTGGAATCCAATAAACCCCCGTGGATTCCATGGCAACGACCTTGATCCCCAGGCTTTCAAGCCAGTTAGCCATCTTGAGCAGGTCGTCAGTAAAGGACGTGAACGACTGGACGGGATTTTCGTGCCGGGGATCGACCGCCACGAAATGCTCTCGACCACCGACATCGATCGCTGCGCAATCGGGATGGACGACGGTAAAGCGTTGCTTGGAAGGCTTGCGCGCCATGATGAATCCTCGCAGGATAAAGGGCGCGCGGGGCACACGGTGGCGAAAGGGTTCACTCTCTCATACGTGGTCACAGCTGAATCAGCTGATGCCTACAGGGACTTCACGCCGATACCGTGCGGATCACTCTCCCACGCGGGTGTGCGGACACACACCAGTGCTGGCTACGATCTCTGTCCCGCGCACACGAACCCTAACAAAGCAAAAGGCGGCTGGCCCTACCGGGCCAACCGCCTTTTCTTTTTCAAAATGTCAGCGTCGCTGCGGATCTAAAGCCGTACACCTCATGTT from Pseudomonas putida encodes the following:
- a CDS encoding 2-hydroxyacid dehydrogenase, encoding MRKTVLVLVETVDDYLPMLEQAGYHLIRAPSPQLRADAIHRHAEEIDAVLTRGPLGLSAAEIDALPRLQIICVIGAGYEQVDLAAADARGITVTNGAGANAAAVADHTLALLLALLRDIPRADASTRRGEWNRVISPSVSGKRLGILGLGAVGLAIAKRAHLGFDMRVSYHSRTPRQGVPYTWYDSPRQLAETVDILVVATPGGANTRHLVDAQVLQALGAEGYLVNIARASVVDTQALIAALQRGQLAGAALDVFDDEPAVPDALKALPNTVLTPHVAGQSPEAARDTVALVLRNLQAFFAGEPVLTPVRP
- a CDS encoding PhzF family phenazine biosynthesis isomerase, whose product is MQLEIFQVDAFSTEPFGGNPAAVIPLESWLPDDVLQRIAEENNLSETAYFVRNGETFDLRWFTPAVEVDLCGHATLASAYVLFEQLGEQAQVLRFNTRSGELRVSRGTDGLLAMDFPAKQPVAVDMPAGLLQALGLSQAQVVYRSDDYVVVIDDALLLDTLKPDFVALSAFDVRGIAVTAAGRGFDFVTRWFGPRVGVNEDPVTGSAHTSLAPVWAQKLGKKVLSCEQGGARKGQLQCEVPGNGRVIISGRAALYLRGTVYI
- a CDS encoding GFA family protein, coding for MALEKHGTCLCGDTRLTVTVDNTHISACHCSMCRKWTGGPLLVVHCSKPPLIEGRAPSVYDSSDWAQRAFCGRCGTHLYYRLKANDFHAVPVGLLDGDHAWDFDLQIFVEQKPAWYCFANQTKELSGQEVFEQNS
- a CDS encoding FKBP-type peptidyl-prolyl cis-trans isomerase: MSQELQIIDLVEGDGKAAVKGALITTQYTGWLADGSEFDSSWSRGKPFQCVIGTGRVIKGWDQGLMGMRVGGKRKLLVPAHLGYGERSVGAIPPNSDLTFEIELLEVLTRDD
- a CDS encoding histidine phosphatase family protein, with translation MKLPTFFRRRRHLLLSLVLTAFAVPLALEAVESRARPVDGTQTLVFLRHGEKPGEGLGQLNCQGLNRALDLATVLPERFGKADYVFAANPTRHVEEGSRDESYSYIRPLMTITPSAIRLGLPVNIDYGANDTAELADELLSDKYRNATIYTAWSHGYLPELINTVAGKALGEERVVTEDWSGEDFDTLYVLTLTWQNGKASLLSRNVRQGLNDGAHSCPT
- a CDS encoding FAD-dependent oxidoreductase, whose translation is MKQRVTVIGGGVVGLATAYALVREGRSVDLIEARDNLASATSFANGGQLSYRYVAPLADAGVPWQALGWLLQGESPLRLRLRMDPAQWRWLLAFTLACRRSVNRRNAGQLLELALYSQAVLAQWREEHNLGDFAWRRNGKLVAFRSERAFAQGREQLTDPTSQQVLAAAELRGLEPALDGVPFVGGVFTAGEEVGDCHLFCLRLEALLRASGQCRFLLGRPVTQLVQRQGQVVALQLGDQQLDVEQLVLCAGHRGPGLALPGVQIPVYPLKGYSLTAPISAGHLPPEVSLTDYERKIVYARLGQQLRVAAMVDIVGFDESVDMRRLQSMRRLALETLPRAADYGQAVEWAGMRPATPTGVPIMGGTVYRNLWLNLGHGALGFTLACGSAQRLVKMMGC
- a CDS encoding IS110 family transposase, which gives rise to MARKPSKQRFTVVHPDCAAIDVGGREHFVAVDPRHENPVQSFTSFTDDLLKMANWLESLGIKVVAMESTGVYWIPIYEILSERGFEVYLVNARATRQITGRKSDVLDCQWIWQLMTHGLLRGAFRPDDLTCCVRSLVRQRASKVKDQAQTLNRMQKAMSQMNIQLANVISDISGVTGMKILRAICAGERDPVQLAELTDRRIKAGKEAVARSLHGNWRREHLHALTQELAAYDFLEQQIADCDDAIKAALEQLPVLQNKPEPSNKPLRSPHRNSAQQTELHQTLWKVLGVDLTAIPTIGVDTALVLAGEIGTDLSRFPSSQHFCSWLGLAPPTRISGGHRLASGGPKIVNRAAQALKQAASNARNDKGFIGASHRARLTRMDTSCAIKATAHQLARLVYNLLTKKQAYVEKGLEEFETRSQDRQVRALLRKARKLGYQLVAA